One genomic window of Arachis hypogaea cultivar Tifrunner chromosome 8, arahy.Tifrunner.gnm2.J5K5, whole genome shotgun sequence includes the following:
- the LOC112708163 gene encoding proteasome subunit beta type-5 yields the protein MKLDTSGLESFSTLTAPGDGVVVEFSAPPSFQLPNSNDFDGFVKEAIQMVKPAKGTTTLAFIFKDGVIVAADSRASMGGYISSQSVKKIIEINPYMLGTMAGGAADCQFWHRNLGIKCRLHELANKRRISVTGASKLLANILYSYRGMGLSVGTMIAGWDETGPSLYYVDSEGGRLKGTRFSVGSGSPYAYGVLDNGYRYDLSVEEAVELGRRAIYHATFRDGASGGVVSVYHVGPEGWKKWTGDDVGDLHYQYYPVVPSTVEQEMAEATGA from the exons ATGAAGCTCGATACTTCTGGTCTCGAATCGTTCTCTACACTCACTGCACCCGGAGACGGCGTCGTTGTAGAGTTCTCTGCCCCGCCGTCATTCCAGCTTCCTAATTCCAATGAT TTCGATGGCTTTGTGAAAGAAGCTATTCAGATGGTGAAGCCTGCAAAGGGTACTACAACGCTTGCTTTTATATTTAAGGACGGTGTCATTGTAGCTGCTGATTCTAGAGCTAGCATGGGAGGATATATAT CTTCACAGTCTGTAAAGAAGATTATTGAAATTaatccatatatgcttggaacaATGGCCGGAGGTGCCGCTGATTGCCAATTTTGGCACAGAAATCTTGGGATAAAG TGTCGGTTGCACGAGTTGGCAAATAAAAGGAGGATATCAGTAACCGGAGCCTCAAAGCTACTTGCAAATATTTTATACTCTTATCGTGGAATGGGTTTATCAGTCGGTACCATGATTGCTGGATGGGATGAAACG GGTCCTAGTCTATATTATGTTGATAGTGAAGGAGGAAGATTGAAAGGCACTAGATTCTCTGTTGGATCTGGTTCACCATATGCTTATGGTGTATTGGACAATGG GTACCGATATGACCTGTCAGTTGAGGAAGCTGTTGAACTAGGTCGACGAGCAATATATCATGCAACATTCCGTGATGGAGCTAGTGGTGGAGTTGTTAGTg TTTACCATGTGGGACCAGAAGGATGGAAGAAATGGACTGGTGATGATGTTGGGGACCTACATTACCAATACTACCCTGTTGTCCCAAGCACTGTGGAACAAGAAATGGCTGAGGCAACAGGAGCTTAA
- the LOC112708162 gene encoding uncharacterized protein, whose amino-acid sequence MGRDMKYERVLRYFDEDGDGKVSPSELKQRVSKMGGDILLKEVEMVIEELDSDGDGLLSMEDFVALMEGGGEEEKIKDLKKAFEMYDTEGCGFITPKSLRKIFKKMGEKKSIDECKVMINQFDLNGDGVLSFEEFRIMMQ is encoded by the coding sequence ATGGGAAGGGACATGAAATATGAGCGTGTTCTTAGATATTTTGATGAAGACGGCGACGGGAAGGTTTCGCCGTCGGAGCTAAAGCAGAGGGTAAGCAAGATGGGAGGAGACATATTGTTGAAGGAAGTGGAAATGGTGATTGAGGAGTTGGATTCGGACGGCGACGGATTGCTGAGTATGGAGGACTTTGTTGCTTTGATGGAAGGTggtggagaagaagagaagatcaAGGACTTGAAGAAAGCATTTGAGATGTATGATACTGAAGGGTGTGGATTCATAACACCTAAGAGCTTGAGGAAGATATTCAAGAAAATGGGTGAGAAAAAGTCCATTGATGAATGCAAGGTTATGATTAATCAGTTTGATTTGAATGGAGATGGTGTGCTTAGCTTTGAAGAATTCAGAATAATGATGCAGTGA